In the Salvia splendens isolate huo1 chromosome 16, SspV2, whole genome shotgun sequence genome, CTATATACCACTATATATAACATGATTTCCCAAAATTCTTTCCACAATATCGAAATTTTGATAGTATATGGAGTACATAGGAGtagatatttattttcaaatttttgaatttaagatTATAAAAGTTCATTTTTTTGTCATCCAATTTAAGATTATAAGATTATAATACAAAACAGGTCATTTAAtcatggacggatggagtaacaATTTGCACAACATCCACATACTAAATATCGTGTTATGTGGAACAGCACATTCTGCTTTGGCTTTGAGCACAGAAGGGGAATCCAAATCTGAAAGTGAGACATAGCACTAGCTAAGAGGTGTGACTCACGTTAAAATTAAATACATCTAGAAGTCTAAAACACATAAGCAAATGAGACgttcataaattaaaaataggCAAACCCACAAACAATAAAGCGCAATGTACAACACATCCAAGCAGTAGTAGTATCACATTAGCAAGCTCCTAATAATGTCAGCGTCAGTGGATTGAAGAAGCTCCGACAATCGACGGCTGAGATCATCCACCTCTTGGTGCAGATTCCTAATGTAGTTGCACGTCTCCTGCAACACCTTCGACGCCGATGCCTGCATTACATATCAATGTTCCATTCACCTTCAATttctaaaagaaaaagaaaaaaaaaaacaagttaaCCTTATTGGAGCGGCGGCTGCGGATTTCAGTGATGAGGTGCTGTAATTTGGGGACGAGATCGGCGATCTGATCGTTATTTATACGCGAAGCTCCCGACTGCCTCAACCGCTGCCTTGTGCTAGACATTGTTGGATGTTgagaaagagaagaagagaagagaaataGGGTTTAAATGGTGG is a window encoding:
- the LOC121771215 gene encoding transcription factor PRE6-like is translated as MSSTRQRLRQSGASRINNDQIADLVPKLQHLITEIRSRRSNKASASKVLQETCNYIRNLHQEVDDLSRRLSELLQSTDADIIRSLLM